A genomic segment from Acidobacteriota bacterium encodes:
- a CDS encoding trypsin-like peptidase domain-containing protein — protein sequence MERTLRLISNNHNANQAHSFNDSHPSDEELLDAYSKAVIDAAERINPSVVYIEVHHAGNASPNGRRGAQPSGGSGSGFVFTPDGFVLTNSHVVHNARRIDVAFSDGRRFEAEPIGDDPDTDLAVVRINAPNLVPVFLGDSQKVKVGQLAIAIGNPYGFQYTVTAGVVSALGRSLRSRSGRLIDNIIQTDAALNPGNSGGPLVTSRGEVIGVNTAMILPAQGISFAIAINTAKFITGKLIKEGRVRRSYIGVGGQVVPLPRAVVRSLNLVIESGVLIVSSEESSPARRAGLQEGDVIIAFDGQPIAGIDDLHRMLTEEKVDTRAGITIVRYINNQAQKLTLTIVPQESKST from the coding sequence ATGGAACGAACATTAAGGCTAATTTCAAACAACCATAATGCAAATCAAGCGCATTCATTCAACGATTCCCATCCTTCGGATGAAGAGTTGCTGGATGCTTATTCAAAAGCGGTTATCGATGCGGCGGAACGCATCAATCCTTCGGTCGTCTACATCGAAGTTCATCACGCCGGAAACGCATCACCCAATGGACGGCGCGGCGCGCAACCTTCGGGCGGCAGCGGTTCAGGGTTTGTGTTTACGCCCGATGGCTTTGTGCTGACCAATAGCCATGTGGTTCATAATGCCAGGCGAATCGATGTGGCGTTTTCGGATGGGCGGCGTTTTGAAGCCGAACCGATTGGCGATGACCCCGACACAGACCTGGCGGTAGTAAGAATCAACGCGCCCAATCTGGTGCCTGTATTTTTGGGCGATTCGCAGAAGGTGAAGGTCGGGCAACTCGCCATCGCCATCGGCAACCCTTACGGCTTTCAATACACCGTGACCGCTGGCGTAGTGAGCGCGCTGGGACGCAGTTTGCGTTCGCGTTCGGGGCGACTGATTGACAACATCATTCAAACCGATGCGGCGCTCAATCCCGGCAATTCCGGTGGCCCGCTGGTGACCTCGCGCGGCGAAGTCATCGGCGTCAACACGGCGATGATTTTGCCCGCGCAAGGCATTTCATTTGCGATTGCCATCAATACGGCGAAATTCATTACCGGCAAATTGATTAAAGAAGGTCGGGTGCGGCGCAGTTACATAGGCGTTGGCGGGCAAGTCGTACCGCTGCCGCGCGCCGTGGTGCGGTCATTGAATCTGGTAATTGAAAGCGGCGTGTTGATTGTGTCGAGCGAAGAAAGCAGTCCGGCTCGGCGCGCGGGGCTTCAGGAGGGTGATGTGATTATCGCTTTCGATGGACAGCCGATTGCCGGAATTGATGACCTGCACCGAATGCTCACCGAAGAAAAAGTCGATACCAGAGCCGGTATAACGATTGTCCGCTACATCAATAATCAGGCGCAAAAATTGACGCTCACCATCGTGCCGCAGGAATCGAAATCGACATAG
- the trxA gene encoding thioredoxin, which produces MSEHIKEITDNSFETEVLKSEKLTLVDFWAEWCGPCLALAPTVEEVAKQYAGNLNVAKLNVDYSPDTPPRYGIRGIPTLILFKGGQEVDRIVGFVGKGAIEAMIQKHAGVSAKA; this is translated from the coding sequence ATGAGTGAACATATCAAAGAAATTACAGACAACAGTTTTGAAACAGAAGTTTTAAAATCAGAGAAACTCACACTGGTCGATTTTTGGGCGGAATGGTGCGGGCCGTGTCTGGCGCTTGCGCCCACCGTCGAAGAGGTTGCCAAACAGTATGCGGGTAACCTCAACGTCGCGAAATTGAACGTCGATTACAGCCCGGACACCCCGCCGCGTTATGGCATTCGCGGCATCCCGACTTTGATTTTATTCAAAGGCGGGCAGGAGGTTGACCGCATCGTCGGGTTTGTCGGCAAAGGCGCAATTGAAGCGATGATTCAAAAACACGCGGGCGTTTCTGCCAAGGCATAA